The Synechococcus sp. BL107 nucleotide sequence ACCTGAAGCGTGGAGGTATCAACGCCCCGCTGACCAAATAAATGCTGAAAGTCTGCGCCGATCGCATCGCCCCCGACACGCCCAACAAAGGACACCGATGTGCCGAGACGCGCCAAGCCACAGGCCACATTCGCGGGCGCTCCACCCAAGCGGTCATCCACAGGTTGAGCACACGCCGGATTACCCCCGAGGGGACCAAGGCGATCGATCAAGGCCTCTCCCAAACAGATCACCGCATTGGGATCAGCCATCAGCTGCCTTCGCCAGGTCCTTGAAGCTGATTGGTCCTGCTCAATCTGCCAAGCAACGCCTCAATGATCCGGACATTCGCAGCGGGAAAGGGATAGTCCTTCAGCTGCTCCGGTCGGACCCATCGCACCTGTTGGCTGGCTAAGGGTTTTGGATCCCCGGACATCCAACGGCAGAGATGCACCACAAACTGAAGTTTCTTGTGGCTGTAGGCATGGTCGACAGTGATGAGGCTTTCCCCCACTGAAACCTCGATCCCCAATTCCTCCATCAGCTCCCGGGCGATGCAGGCCTCTATCGGCTCACCCGGCTCCTGCTTTCCACCGGGGAATTCCCACATCCCTCCAAGAAGTCCCTCCTCCAGGCGTTGGTCGATCAAGACGTCACCCGCCTCATTGATCACCACACCAATACCAATCACTTGAAACGGAAGGGGTTTGCGCTCTTCGACCACGGGCCAGCCGCTGGGATCGCCAGAAGCGTAAGCAGCGCATGACGCTCTCCAGGGGCACTGGTCACAACCCGGCCGGCGCGGCGTACACACCGTGGCGCCAAGATCCATCAGCGCCTGGTTGAAATCCCTTGGGCGCCTTAGATCCAGCAGCTCTTCACTCCACCGCCAAAACAAGTGCTGATCGCGGGACGGCGGCCGCCCATGGGTATGCAGACGAGCCAAAACCCGCTTGACGTTTCCATCCAAAATCGGCGCTGGCGCATTAAAGGCGCTGGACACAATTCCGCCAGCGGTGGTGCGGCCGACGCCCGGCAACGCCATCCAGCCATCGAGATCCTTTGGCCAAGGCTGTTGGACCAAAACCCGAGCTGCTTCATGAAGACGCCGTGCCCTGGAGTAATAGCCAAGGCCTTGCCACTGCAACCGCACCTGCTCCAACGACGAGGTGGCGAAGGCATCCACGGTTGGGAACCTTGCCATCCAGCGCTGCCAGTAGGGCAACACCACCGACAGCTGGGTCTGCTGCAGCATCACCTCAGCGATCCAAATGCCATAGGAAGACAAGTTATCCTCAGGCAAAGGCCAAGTGCCGTCGGATTTGAACATCCAAGGCTTCTGAGCTGGGTCCTGACGGCCATAGAGCTGCCACCAGCTCAGGAGCGGCTCAGACATC carries:
- the mutT gene encoding 8-oxo-dGTP diphosphatase MutT, with product MSEPLLSWWQLYGRQDPAQKPWMFKSDGTWPLPEDNLSSYGIWIAEVMLQQTQLSVVLPYWQRWMARFPTVDAFATSSLEQVRLQWQGLGYYSRARRLHEAARVLVQQPWPKDLDGWMALPGVGRTTAGGIVSSAFNAPAPILDGNVKRVLARLHTHGRPPSRDQHLFWRWSEELLDLRRPRDFNQALMDLGATVCTPRRPGCDQCPWRASCAAYASGDPSGWPVVEERKPLPFQVIGIGVVINEAGDVLIDQRLEEGLLGGMWEFPGGKQEPGEPIEACIARELMEELGIEVSVGESLITVDHAYSHKKLQFVVHLCRWMSGDPKPLASQQVRWVRPEQLKDYPFPAANVRIIEALLGRLSRTNQLQGPGEGS